From Streptomyces sp. NBC_00690, a single genomic window includes:
- the kdpB gene encoding potassium-transporting ATPase subunit KdpB produces the protein MSTMTPTRAPHPHDPRDTAPAAHRVGGGLFDPRQLIASLPDALRKLDPRVMVKSPVMFVVLVGSVLTTALAITDPGDWFGWAITAWLWLTTLFANLAEAVAEGRGKAQADTLRQAKTDTVARRLIGTVEERVPGTELRIDDLVVCEAGDVIPGDGDVVEGVASVDESAITGESAPVIRESGGDRSAVTGGTKVLSDRIVVKITTKPGETFIDRMIALVEGAARQKTPNEIALNILLASLTVVFLLAVVTLKPFATYAGADEQTSLIVLTALLVCLIPTTIGALLSAIGIAGMDRLVQRNVLAMSGRAVEAAGDVSTLLLDKTGTITLGNRQAAEFVPVDGVGAAELADAAQLSSLADETPEGRSIVVLAKEAHGLRERHPGELTGTEWVPFTAQSRMSGVNTAGRRIRKGATGSIVAWVREQGGDISPDADHIADAIAEAGGTPLLVAVADAEGARVLGVIHLKDVVKEGMRERFDELRRMGIRTVMITGDNPLTARAIAKEAGVDDYLAEATPEDKMALIKREQAGGKLVAMTGDGTNDAPALAQADVGVAMNTGTSAAKEAGNMVDLDSNPTKLIEIVEIGKQLLITRGALTTFSIANDVAKYFAIIPAMFAVVYPGLDKLNIMRLASPESAILSAVIFNALIIIALVPLALRGVRYRPASADRMLRRNLTVYGLGGLVAPFIGIKIIDLLISLFPGIR, from the coding sequence ATGAGCACGATGACACCCACCCGGGCACCACACCCGCACGACCCCCGTGACACCGCACCGGCAGCCCATCGGGTCGGCGGCGGCCTGTTCGACCCCCGGCAACTCATCGCCTCCCTCCCCGACGCACTGCGCAAGCTTGACCCACGGGTGATGGTCAAGTCCCCGGTGATGTTCGTCGTCCTGGTCGGCTCGGTTCTCACCACCGCCCTTGCCATCACCGATCCCGGCGACTGGTTCGGTTGGGCGATCACTGCCTGGCTCTGGTTGACCACCCTCTTCGCCAACCTCGCCGAGGCGGTCGCCGAGGGCCGAGGCAAGGCCCAGGCGGACACCCTGCGCCAGGCCAAGACCGACACCGTCGCCCGCAGGCTCATCGGTACCGTCGAGGAACGCGTCCCCGGCACCGAACTGCGCATCGACGACCTCGTGGTCTGCGAGGCGGGGGATGTCATCCCGGGCGACGGTGACGTCGTCGAAGGTGTCGCATCCGTCGACGAGTCCGCGATCACCGGCGAATCCGCCCCGGTCATCAGGGAATCCGGAGGCGACCGCAGCGCGGTCACCGGCGGTACGAAGGTACTGTCCGACCGGATCGTCGTGAAGATCACCACCAAACCGGGGGAGACCTTCATCGATCGGATGATCGCCCTGGTCGAAGGCGCCGCGCGACAGAAGACGCCCAACGAGATAGCCCTCAACATTCTGCTGGCCTCACTGACTGTCGTCTTCCTCCTCGCCGTGGTCACCCTCAAACCGTTCGCCACCTACGCGGGGGCCGACGAACAGACCTCGCTGATCGTGCTCACCGCACTGTTGGTCTGTCTGATCCCCACCACCATCGGCGCCCTGCTGTCCGCGATCGGCATCGCCGGCATGGACCGACTCGTCCAGCGCAATGTGCTGGCCATGTCCGGCCGCGCCGTCGAGGCGGCCGGTGATGTCTCGACCCTCCTCCTCGACAAGACGGGCACCATCACACTCGGCAACCGTCAGGCCGCCGAATTCGTCCCCGTCGACGGAGTGGGTGCCGCCGAACTCGCGGACGCGGCCCAACTCTCCTCCCTCGCCGATGAGACACCCGAAGGCCGATCCATCGTCGTCCTCGCAAAAGAGGCCCATGGACTGCGCGAACGTCACCCGGGTGAACTGACCGGCACCGAATGGGTTCCCTTCACCGCACAGTCCCGCATGTCCGGCGTCAACACCGCCGGCCGTCGTATCCGCAAGGGCGCCACCGGCTCCATCGTCGCCTGGGTCCGGGAGCAGGGAGGTGACATCTCCCCCGACGCCGACCACATCGCCGACGCCATCGCCGAAGCCGGCGGTACCCCCCTGCTGGTCGCCGTCGCCGATGCGGAAGGGGCCCGCGTACTCGGCGTCATCCACCTCAAGGACGTCGTCAAGGAAGGGATGCGGGAGCGCTTCGACGAACTGCGCCGGATGGGCATCCGCACCGTCATGATCACCGGCGACAATCCGCTCACCGCCCGTGCCATCGCCAAGGAAGCCGGCGTCGACGACTACCTCGCCGAAGCCACCCCCGAGGACAAGATGGCCCTCATCAAGCGTGAACAGGCGGGCGGCAAGCTCGTCGCCATGACCGGTGACGGCACCAACGACGCCCCCGCACTCGCCCAAGCCGACGTCGGCGTCGCCATGAACACCGGCACCTCAGCCGCCAAAGAGGCCGGCAACATGGTCGACCTTGACTCCAACCCCACCAAACTCATCGAGATCGTCGAGATCGGCAAGCAACTCCTCATCACCCGAGGCGCACTCACCACGTTCTCCATCGCCAACGACGTGGCCAAGTACTTCGCGATCATCCCCGCCATGTTCGCCGTCGTCTATCCCGGCCTCGACAAACTCAACATCATGCGGCTCGCCTCGCCCGAGTCGGCGATCCTGTCCGCCGTCATCTTCAATGCGCTCATCATCATCGCCCTGGTGCCCCTCGCCCTCAGGGGAGTCCGCTACCGACCCGCGAGCGCGGACCGGATGCTGCGACGCAATCTCACCGTCTACGGGCTCGGCGGTCTGGTCGCCCCCTTCATCGGCATCAAGATCATCGACCTGCTCATCTCCCTCTTCCCCGGCATCAGGTGA
- a CDS encoding beta-ketoacyl-ACP synthase III, whose protein sequence is MTGSRITALGHYQPATVLTNEDIAALVDTSDEWIRTRVGIETRHRAADDEPVDELAAHAGAKAIAAAGLTPQDIGLVLVATSTAIDRSPNMAARVAARLGMESPAVMDLNVVCAGFTHALATADHAVRAGAAERVLVIGADKMTAITDWSDRTTCVLVGDGAGAAIVEADPLGVDDQDGEGGHRPGIGPVLWGSVPSMGHAVRIEGTPPRFAQEGQTVYRWATTQLPPIARKVCERAGVLPEELAAVVLHQANLRIIEPLAQKIGAVNAVIARDVVESGNTSAASIPMALAKLVERGEISTGDPVLLFGFGGNLSYAGQVIRCP, encoded by the coding sequence ATGACCGGTTCACGTATCACCGCCCTAGGGCACTACCAGCCCGCCACCGTACTCACGAATGAGGACATCGCCGCTCTGGTCGACACCAGCGACGAATGGATTCGGACGCGGGTCGGGATCGAGACCCGCCACCGTGCCGCGGACGACGAACCGGTCGACGAGCTGGCCGCGCACGCCGGTGCCAAGGCGATCGCAGCGGCCGGTCTCACTCCGCAGGACATCGGGCTGGTCCTGGTGGCCACGTCGACCGCGATCGACCGGTCACCGAACATGGCGGCCCGGGTGGCAGCGCGGCTGGGCATGGAGTCGCCAGCGGTGATGGACCTCAATGTGGTCTGTGCCGGTTTCACCCATGCCCTGGCCACCGCCGACCACGCCGTCAGGGCAGGGGCCGCCGAACGCGTCCTGGTGATCGGTGCCGACAAGATGACCGCGATCACCGACTGGAGCGATCGCACCACCTGTGTTCTCGTCGGCGACGGCGCTGGCGCGGCGATCGTCGAAGCGGACCCCCTCGGGGTCGATGACCAGGACGGCGAGGGTGGGCATCGCCCGGGCATCGGGCCGGTGCTGTGGGGCTCGGTTCCCTCGATGGGCCATGCGGTACGCATCGAGGGGACGCCGCCGCGGTTCGCCCAGGAGGGGCAGACCGTCTACCGCTGGGCCACGACCCAGCTGCCGCCGATCGCCCGCAAGGTCTGCGAGCGCGCCGGGGTGCTGCCCGAGGAGCTGGCCGCGGTCGTGCTGCACCAGGCGAACCTCCGGATCATCGAGCCCCTCGCTCAGAAGATCGGCGCGGTGAATGCGGTGATCGCCCGCGATGTCGTCGAGTCGGGCAACACGTCCGCAGCCTCGATCCCGATGGCCCTGGCCAAGCTGGTGGAGCGCGGTGAGATCTCCACGGGCGACCCGGTCCTGCTGTTCGGCTTCGGCGGAAACCTGTCGTACGCGGGCCAGGTCATCCGCTGCCCCTGA
- a CDS encoding potassium-transporting ATPase subunit C, giving the protein MNTSIRNTGRLLTAALRTLLVLTVVCGVLYPLAVTGAAQTLFPHQANSSELKAEGKVVGSSLIGQTYQLPKKDPDDPDEAARPDLRWFQPRPSNGLGTNSVNTQYALILSGATNRSADNAELVQWIEDAKKAVIQDNATEGRRISPSEVPADAVTSSGSGLDPHISPAYARLQAQRVAERNGLPADEVEALVADHTQGRILGFIGEPRVNVLRLNAELKELVSRQAR; this is encoded by the coding sequence ATGAACACCTCCATCCGCAACACCGGACGCCTGCTCACGGCCGCACTGCGCACCCTCCTGGTGCTGACCGTCGTCTGCGGTGTCCTCTACCCCCTCGCCGTCACCGGTGCCGCACAGACGCTCTTCCCCCACCAGGCCAACAGCTCCGAACTCAAAGCCGAAGGAAAGGTCGTCGGCTCGTCCCTGATCGGACAGACCTACCAACTCCCCAAGAAGGATCCCGACGACCCGGACGAGGCGGCCAGGCCCGATCTGCGCTGGTTCCAACCCCGCCCCTCCAACGGACTCGGCACCAACAGCGTCAACACCCAGTACGCGCTGATCCTCTCCGGTGCCACCAACCGCTCAGCCGACAACGCCGAACTTGTCCAATGGATCGAGGACGCCAAGAAGGCCGTGATCCAGGACAACGCGACCGAGGGGCGCAGGATCAGCCCGTCCGAGGTGCCCGCCGACGCCGTCACCTCGTCCGGTTCCGGACTCGACCCCCACATTTCCCCCGCCTACGCACGTCTCCAGGCCCAGCGGGTCGCCGAACGCAACGGACTCCCCGCCGACGAGGTGGAGGCCCTCGTGGCGGACCACACCCAGGGCCGCATCCTCGGATTCATCGGGGAGCCCCGCGTCAATGTCCTGCGACTCAACGCCGAACTGAAGGAACTGGTCTCACGGCAGGCCCGTTGA
- the kdpA gene encoding potassium-transporting ATPase subunit KdpA, with protein MSSVLAGVLQLLALIAALGLVYRPLGDYMARVYASERHYRPEKWIYKAIGADPDTQMRWPAYLRGVLAFSAVSVLFLYLLQRLQGVLPGSLGFQSIDPDQAFNTAASFVANTNWQSYYGEQAMGHVVQTGGLAVQNFVSAAVGMAVAVALVRGFARSRTGELGNFWSDLVRGTVRILLPISVIAALILVACGVIQNFAGIHEVGQFQGGTQQWNGGAVASQEAIKELGTNGGGYFNANSAHPFENPNAISNLLEIFLILLIPFSLTRTFGQLVGNVRQGYALLGTMAVIWIGFSALMMWTEFAHNGPAPETAGGSMEGKETRFGIAGSSLFAVATTLTSTGAVNSFHSSYTGFGGGITMLGMQLGEIAPGGVGSGLYGMLIMAIIAVFLAGLMVGRTPEYLGKKLGTREIKLAACYILITPTLVLGFTAAALALPTPGNSMTNSGAHGFSEILYAYTSGANNNGSAFAGLNADTQWFNTTIGLAMLLGRFLPILFVLALAGSLAEQRPVPATVGTLRTEKPLFSGLLVGTILIITGLTYFPALALGPLAEGLAS; from the coding sequence ATGAGTTCCGTACTTGCCGGTGTGCTCCAGTTGCTGGCGCTCATAGCGGCCCTGGGGTTGGTGTATCGCCCGTTGGGTGACTACATGGCCCGTGTGTATGCGTCGGAAAGGCACTACCGGCCGGAGAAGTGGATCTACAAGGCCATCGGAGCCGACCCCGACACACAGATGCGGTGGCCCGCCTATCTCCGCGGAGTGCTCGCGTTCTCAGCGGTGAGCGTGCTCTTCCTCTATCTGCTCCAGAGGTTGCAGGGGGTGCTTCCGGGGTCGCTCGGCTTCCAGTCGATAGACCCCGACCAAGCCTTCAACACCGCCGCGTCGTTCGTTGCCAACACCAACTGGCAGTCGTACTACGGCGAGCAGGCCATGGGGCACGTGGTGCAGACCGGTGGACTCGCGGTACAGAACTTCGTGTCCGCAGCGGTCGGCATGGCGGTGGCCGTTGCGTTGGTACGGGGATTCGCCCGTTCGCGCACCGGAGAGCTGGGGAACTTCTGGTCGGACCTGGTCCGGGGCACGGTCCGCATCCTGCTTCCGATCTCGGTGATCGCCGCGCTGATCCTGGTCGCCTGCGGTGTGATCCAGAACTTCGCGGGGATCCATGAGGTCGGTCAGTTCCAGGGTGGAACCCAACAGTGGAACGGTGGTGCGGTCGCCTCTCAGGAGGCCATCAAGGAACTGGGCACCAATGGTGGCGGCTACTTCAACGCCAACTCCGCCCACCCGTTCGAGAACCCCAACGCCATCTCGAACCTGCTGGAGATCTTCCTCATCCTGCTGATCCCGTTCTCCCTCACCCGCACCTTCGGGCAATTGGTGGGCAACGTCCGGCAGGGGTACGCCCTCCTTGGCACGATGGCCGTGATCTGGATCGGGTTCAGCGCCCTGATGATGTGGACGGAGTTCGCCCACAACGGTCCCGCACCGGAAACTGCGGGCGGCTCGATGGAGGGCAAGGAGACCCGGTTCGGCATCGCGGGCTCCTCCCTGTTCGCCGTGGCGACGACCCTCACGTCCACGGGCGCGGTCAACAGCTTCCACTCCTCGTACACCGGGTTCGGCGGTGGCATCACCATGCTGGGGATGCAACTGGGCGAGATCGCACCCGGAGGTGTGGGGTCGGGACTGTACGGAATGTTGATCATGGCGATCATCGCGGTCTTCCTCGCCGGTCTGATGGTGGGCCGCACCCCGGAGTACCTGGGGAAGAAACTCGGCACCCGAGAGATCAAGCTCGCGGCCTGCTACATCCTGATCACGCCCACCCTGGTGCTCGGCTTCACCGCCGCCGCCCTGGCCCTGCCGACGCCGGGGAACTCGATGACCAACTCCGGAGCCCATGGCTTCTCGGAGATCCTGTACGCCTACACCTCGGGCGCCAATAACAACGGATCGGCCTTCGCCGGTCTGAACGCGGACACCCAGTGGTTCAACACCACCATCGGTCTCGCGATGCTGCTGGGCCGCTTCCTGCCGATCCTCTTCGTCCTCGCGCTGGCCGGCTCGCTCGCCGAGCAGCGGCCCGTTCCCGCCACCGTGGGCACCCTGCGCACGGAGAAGCCCCTGTTCTCCGGGCTCCTGGTCGGCACCATCCTCATCATCACCGGACTGACCTACTTCCCGGCCCTGGCGCTGGGTCCGCTCGCTGAAGGGCTCGCGTCATGA
- a CDS encoding DUF2254 domain-containing protein: protein MSVRSYRRPRPLSPLREHLRDTLWFAPTLGLVLSVLLWVGASALDTALITALKEEQSYDEVRSLMSITEDAKTIVTTISSAMMTFIGVVFSISLVAVQMASGQLTPRVVRIFVRSRISKLTLTIFLATFLFSLLVLTSYDSDINPRRVSSVPVIQSLLTMVLVALSLLLFIAYVSSTLRLMQVGPVVDRITREAMRALARQPTGEGTPVELPPESLRIPYRGRAGVLRDVNVTWLVRRARRQGVVLRLIPRIGDFVVPGTPMLAVHGKSNTRLRVPSFAVHVGTERTFHQDLGLGLRQLSDIALRALSPAVNDPTTAVQCVDRIVQLLSALAHEPLGALHHRDTQGQVRLEQDVPNWTDLVDLGLAEIRAASTNAPQVTRRLMAAVDDLLLLLAQDPASTWGWDERVMVEERRIPLLRHRTLLVQSVVGAVSEAADREFALLADRQGIG from the coding sequence GTGAGCGTTCGCAGCTATCGACGGCCCCGCCCGCTCTCACCGCTGCGTGAGCATCTGAGGGACACCCTGTGGTTCGCGCCCACATTGGGGCTGGTCCTCTCGGTGCTGCTGTGGGTGGGGGCATCCGCGCTCGACACCGCGCTGATCACGGCGCTGAAGGAGGAGCAGTCCTACGACGAGGTCCGCTCCCTGATGTCGATCACCGAGGACGCCAAGACGATCGTGACGACGATCAGCTCGGCCATGATGACCTTCATCGGTGTCGTCTTCAGCATCTCGCTCGTGGCCGTGCAGATGGCCAGCGGTCAGTTGACCCCGCGGGTGGTGCGGATCTTCGTACGCAGTCGCATCAGCAAGCTCACCCTGACGATCTTCCTGGCCACCTTCCTCTTCTCCCTCCTGGTGCTCACCTCCTACGACAGCGACATCAACCCGCGCCGAGTCAGCTCCGTACCGGTGATCCAGAGCCTGCTGACCATGGTGCTCGTGGCACTGAGTCTGCTGCTGTTCATCGCCTATGTGTCATCGACCCTGCGATTGATGCAGGTGGGGCCCGTAGTGGATCGAATCACCCGGGAGGCGATGCGCGCTCTGGCACGCCAACCGACCGGGGAGGGGACGCCGGTGGAACTGCCGCCGGAATCCCTCCGCATTCCCTATCGAGGGCGGGCGGGCGTGCTGCGCGATGTGAACGTGACCTGGCTGGTCAGAAGGGCCCGACGGCAGGGGGTCGTACTGCGGCTGATCCCCCGCATCGGGGACTTCGTCGTTCCCGGCACTCCGATGCTGGCCGTTCACGGCAAGTCGAACACTCGGCTGCGGGTGCCCTCGTTCGCCGTTCACGTCGGCACCGAGCGCACGTTCCACCAGGACCTCGGACTGGGGCTGCGACAGCTCTCGGACATCGCACTGCGCGCCCTCTCACCGGCGGTGAACGATCCGACGACGGCGGTCCAGTGCGTGGACCGAATCGTGCAGTTGCTGTCCGCGCTCGCCCACGAACCGCTCGGCGCCCTGCACCACCGGGATACACAGGGGCAGGTCAGACTCGAACAGGACGTGCCGAACTGGACGGATCTCGTCGATCTGGGGCTGGCGGAGATCCGAGCTGCCTCGACCAACGCACCGCAGGTCACCCGGCGGCTGATGGCAGCCGTCGACGATCTGCTGCTCCTGTTGGCACAGGACCCTGCTTCAACCTGGGGATGGGACGAGCGGGTGATGGTCGAGGAGCGGCGGATCCCCCTGTTGCGGCACCGGACACTGCTGGTGCAATCCGTGGTCGGTGCGGTGTCCGAAGCCGCGGACCGCGAGTTCGCGCTGCTGGCCGACCGACAGGGAATCGGCTGA
- the kdpF gene encoding K(+)-transporting ATPase subunit F, whose protein sequence is MTAENVVGVIVAVALLGYLVLALLYPERF, encoded by the coding sequence GTGACTGCCGAGAACGTTGTCGGTGTGATCGTGGCGGTCGCCCTCCTGGGCTATCTCGTCCTCGCGCTTCTGTACCCGGAGAGGTTCTAG
- a CDS encoding NUDIX domain-containing protein, which translates to MATKRSAGLLLFRTPDRSGALSTEVLIGHMGGPFWQDQEERAWSAPKGEYTPDEEPMAAARREFEEELGFAPPEGDWLPLGESRQHHGKIVTLWAMEADLDPAPFVPGNFTMEWPPRSGRLMEFPEIDRVEWTGVEAARTRLVPGQLVFLDRLEELLVSRRG; encoded by the coding sequence ATGGCGACCAAGAGAAGCGCGGGACTCCTTCTGTTCCGCACCCCCGATCGGAGTGGGGCCCTCTCGACAGAGGTTCTGATCGGGCACATGGGGGGACCTTTCTGGCAGGACCAGGAGGAGCGGGCATGGTCAGCGCCCAAGGGGGAGTACACCCCTGACGAGGAGCCCATGGCTGCCGCGCGTCGGGAGTTCGAAGAGGAGTTGGGGTTCGCTCCGCCGGAGGGCGATTGGCTGCCTCTCGGCGAGTCCCGACAGCACCACGGAAAGATCGTCACCCTGTGGGCGATGGAAGCCGATCTCGATCCGGCACCTTTCGTGCCGGGCAACTTCACCATGGAATGGCCGCCGCGCTCGGGCCGACTCATGGAGTTTCCCGAGATCGATCGGGTCGAGTGGACCGGGGTGGAGGCGGCCCGCACCCGACTCGTACCGGGCCAGTTGGTCTTTCTCGATCGACTTGAAGAACTGCTGGTGTCACGCAGGGGCTGA
- a CDS encoding amino acid transporter — translation MTDTTPGSGTRGELTARCRAWLLNGLTDQPAQHPGPHRAPTAEHRGHRWWRVMCLTGVDYFSTLGYQPGIAALAAGLLSPLATLGLLALTLLGALPVYRRVAKESPHGEGSIAMLERLLPWWAGKLFVLVLLGFAATDFIITITLSAADASAHVVENPYAPQWLHGENLWITLVLIGLLGAVFLKGFREAIGVAVVLVAIYLTLNVVVLASSAWQVVNEPHVVPDWWDAMTTEHSSPFVMIGVALLVFPKLALGMSGFETGVAVMPQIKGGPQDTYEHPVGRIRDTRKLLTTAALIMSVFLLLSSLATTLLIPQDDFKAGGPANGRALAYLAHQHLGEGFGTAYDVSTICILWFAGASALAGLLNLVPRFLPRYGMAPEWTRAVRPLVLVFVAIATVITWYFDANVDKQSGAYATGVLVLMLSASFASTVAVRRAGRRRAAIGFAVITVVFAYTLVANVIERPDGIKIAALFIVTIVLTSFASRVHRAFELRSAEVDFDTTATHFIEEAAAGGPLRIIANAPSEHTSAAYRLKEYQQRQETHIPDGRPVLFLEVFVKDSSDFTADLLVRGEEKHGVRRLRVEAATVPNAIAAVLLRVRDLTGDVPHAYFTWTEGAPFGRLLRFLVFGDGETAPVTREVLRRAEPDPERRPRVHVG, via the coding sequence ATGACGGACACCACACCCGGCAGTGGGACACGGGGCGAGTTGACCGCACGGTGTCGGGCCTGGCTGCTCAACGGCCTGACCGACCAACCGGCCCAACACCCCGGCCCCCACCGGGCGCCCACCGCAGAACACCGCGGCCATCGATGGTGGCGCGTGATGTGCCTGACCGGGGTGGACTACTTCTCCACCCTCGGCTACCAACCCGGCATCGCCGCACTGGCCGCGGGACTCCTCTCCCCCCTGGCGACCCTCGGACTGCTGGCCCTGACCCTGCTCGGGGCCCTCCCCGTCTACCGACGGGTCGCCAAGGAGTCACCGCACGGCGAGGGCTCGATCGCCATGCTGGAACGACTGCTGCCCTGGTGGGCCGGGAAACTGTTCGTCCTGGTCCTGTTGGGATTCGCCGCCACCGACTTCATCATCACCATCACCCTCTCGGCCGCCGACGCCTCCGCCCATGTGGTGGAGAACCCCTACGCGCCGCAGTGGCTCCACGGTGAGAACCTCTGGATCACCCTGGTTCTCATCGGCCTCCTCGGCGCGGTCTTCCTCAAGGGGTTCCGGGAGGCCATCGGTGTGGCGGTCGTGCTCGTGGCCATCTATCTGACGCTCAACGTGGTCGTGCTGGCCAGCTCCGCATGGCAGGTGGTCAACGAGCCACACGTGGTCCCCGACTGGTGGGACGCCATGACGACCGAGCACTCCTCCCCCTTCGTCATGATCGGGGTGGCGCTGCTCGTCTTCCCGAAACTCGCCCTCGGCATGTCCGGGTTCGAGACCGGAGTGGCGGTGATGCCACAGATCAAAGGCGGCCCGCAGGACACGTACGAGCACCCGGTCGGCCGGATCAGGGACACCCGCAAACTGCTCACCACCGCAGCTTTGATCATGAGCGTCTTCCTGCTGCTCTCCAGTCTGGCGACGACGCTGCTGATCCCCCAGGACGACTTCAAGGCCGGCGGTCCCGCCAACGGGCGCGCCCTCGCCTATCTGGCCCATCAGCATCTGGGGGAGGGCTTCGGCACCGCCTACGACGTCTCCACCATCTGCATCCTCTGGTTCGCCGGCGCCTCGGCGCTCGCCGGACTCCTCAATCTCGTACCGAGGTTCCTCCCCCGCTATGGCATGGCCCCCGAGTGGACCCGGGCCGTACGCCCCCTGGTGCTGGTGTTCGTGGCGATCGCCACCGTCATCACCTGGTACTTCGATGCGAACGTCGACAAGCAGAGCGGCGCCTACGCCACGGGCGTCCTGGTCCTGATGCTCTCCGCGTCGTTCGCCTCCACCGTGGCGGTTCGACGGGCCGGACGCCGCAGGGCGGCCATCGGATTCGCTGTGATCACGGTGGTCTTCGCGTACACCCTCGTCGCCAATGTCATCGAGCGTCCGGACGGCATCAAGATCGCAGCACTGTTCATCGTCACCATCGTGCTGACGTCCTTCGCCTCACGGGTCCACCGGGCTTTCGAACTGCGCTCGGCGGAGGTCGACTTCGACACCACGGCGACACACTTCATCGAGGAGGCAGCCGCCGGCGGCCCCCTACGGATCATCGCGAACGCACCGTCGGAACACACATCGGCCGCCTACCGGCTGAAGGAGTACCAACAGCGGCAGGAGACCCACATCCCCGACGGGCGCCCGGTGCTCTTCCTGGAGGTGTTCGTGAAGGACTCGTCGGACTTCACGGCCGATCTGCTGGTCCGCGGGGAGGAGAAACACGGGGTGCGCAGACTACGGGTGGAGGCTGCCACGGTCCCCAATGCGATCGCGGCGGTCCTGCTGCGCGTCCGGGATCTCACCGGCGACGTTCCGCACGCGTACTTCACCTGGACCGAGGGCGCTCCCTTCGGGCGTCTGCTGCGCTTCCTGGTCTTCGGCGACGGGGAGACCGCGCCGGTGACCCGGGAGGTGCTGCGCCGGGCGGAGCCGGATCCGGAACGCCGCCCGCGTGTGCACGTCGGGTGA
- a CDS encoding N-formylglutamate amidohydrolase, which translates to MASEHPVSFALVPGAHESPVILHVPHSSRAIPDAVRAGIVLDDEALERELDHITDSHTARLAAAAAERAAVRPWQFVNELSRLVVDPERFPDEREEMAAVGMGAVYTRTTQGRTLRGSVDPQPLISRYFHPYARSMTAAVAGRLAATGRAVVIDVHSYPSRRLPYELHGDGPRPPICLGTDEFHTPSELLTAAREAFAHCGDIEVNTPFAGAYVPLDFYGKDARVGALVVEIRRDLYLEEPGGPAGPGLITLAGALAALVDVWTPGQRAGH; encoded by the coding sequence ATGGCATCTGAGCACCCCGTCTCCTTCGCGCTAGTGCCTGGCGCGCATGAGTCCCCGGTGATCCTTCACGTACCACACTCCTCGCGGGCGATCCCCGACGCGGTGCGTGCGGGCATCGTCCTCGACGATGAGGCGCTGGAGCGAGAACTCGACCACATCACCGACTCCCACACGGCACGGTTGGCGGCTGCGGCGGCCGAGCGGGCGGCGGTGCGGCCGTGGCAGTTCGTCAACGAACTCTCACGGCTGGTCGTCGATCCCGAGCGGTTCCCCGATGAGCGCGAGGAGATGGCGGCCGTCGGGATGGGCGCGGTCTACACCCGCACCACCCAGGGCAGGACGCTGCGGGGGTCGGTGGATCCGCAACCGCTGATCTCGCGGTACTTCCATCCGTACGCCCGCTCGATGACGGCGGCGGTGGCGGGCCGGTTGGCCGCCACCGGCCGGGCCGTGGTGATCGACGTCCACTCGTACCCCTCGCGGCGGCTGCCCTATGAACTGCACGGCGACGGTCCGCGACCACCGATCTGTCTGGGTACGGACGAATTCCACACGCCCTCCGAGCTCCTCACGGCCGCCCGGGAGGCGTTCGCGCACTGCGGTGACATCGAGGTGAACACCCCCTTCGCCGGCGCCTATGTGCCGTTGGATTTCTACGGCAAGGACGCTCGGGTCGGCGCGTTGGTGGTGGAGATCCGTCGGGACCTGTATCTGGAGGAGCCGGGCGGGCCGGCGGGTCCGGGTTTGATCACGCTGGCGGGTGCTTTGGCGGCACTCGTCGACGTATGGACACCGGGGCAGCGGGCCGGGCACTGA